Proteins co-encoded in one Bemisia tabaci chromosome 9, PGI_BMITA_v3 genomic window:
- the LOC109038209 gene encoding uncharacterized protein: MDISNIYPTLNLTDQAEKNKETGPLKNSVPQNRLNPRPLPVRSTKESHSSKNIAPQNQKPTNQRPAVAKIDGNQSRPKNVPQNGNSVNQRPTVGKIVSQNRNLINQRPTTGNVTVGNRSRINSIPQNRNPPNQRPAAANINRNGPGIKNVSQILRDIRNNLNRQPAAGNINRNTSRTNTVPNQHTDVPIMLLRVEGKLDKVLEKIDFATGATQRCNKKLTGVKLAVDDSCEVLKDLQLKVSSMVITDTCNHSDEVKLRFPVKSTDELKLLEDDLLDPDLRKKCISYFSKMNTKSLGDSVRKIAKQIMTDNLALQYSWTGRKEGKSALADYPMFITVLQEAVRFSHKVTNEDINVPFKLWLVKAKERLTKPSGESEDEDPASNEDNSQYENEEEIRGRNEGVQEEKVEDVNVHGNEENLDENEENLDGSEGENLNEDEGENLCSDEDETFYEGFSQNLYEEDSQNLYEQDSQNLDESLID, from the exons ATGGACATCAGCAACATTTACCCAACCCTAAATCTTACTGATCaagcagaaaaaaacaaagaaactgGTCCTCTGAAAAACAGTGTGCCTCAAAATCGACTTAATCCAAGGCCTTTGCCGGTCAGAAGCACCAAAGAAAGTCATTCTTCGAAGAACATTGCTCCTCAGAATCAAAAGCCCACAAATCAAAGGCCTGCAGTGGCAAAAATCGATGGCAATCAATCTCGGCCAAAAAATGTTCCTCAAAATGGAAATTCTGTGAACCAACGGCCCACGGTAGGAAAAATTGTTTCTCAGAATCGAAATCTTATTAACCAACGGCCCACAACAGGAAACGTCACAGTTGGAAATCGATCTCGGATAAACAGTATTCCTCAGAATAGAAATCCTCCGAATCAACGACCAGCAGCAGCAAACATTAATAGAAATGGACCTGGGATAAAGAATGTTTCTCAGATTCTCCGAGATATCAGAAATAATCTAAATCGTCAACCTGCGGCAGGAAACATCAACAGAAATACATCTCGGACTAATACTGTTCCTAACCAGCACACTGATGTTCCAATAATGTTGCTTCGTGTAGAAG GTAAACTAGAcaaagttttagaaaaaatcgaCTTCGCAACTGGTGCTACACAACGTTGCAACAAGAAACTCACAGGTGTTAAGTTAGCTGTTGATGATAGTTGCGAAGTTCTAAAGGATCTTCAACTGAAAGTGTCAAGTATGGTGATTACCGACACATGTAACCATAGTGATGAAGTGAAACTGCGGTTTCCAGTAAAATCAACCGATGAACTTAAACTTCTAGAAGACGATCTTTTAGATCCTGATCTACGCAAAAAATGC ATTTCATATTTCAGCAAGATGAATACTAAGTCCCTTGGCGACTCAGTTCGAAAAATAGCCAAGCAGATTATGACCGATAACCTGGCATTACAGTATTCATGGACTGGACGAAAAGAGGGCAAATCTGCCTTAGCAGATTACCCCATGTTCATCACTGTTTTACAAG aggcaGTCAGATTCTCTCATAAAGTgacaaacgaagatattaatgttcCTTTCAAATTGTGGCTGGTAAAAGCAAAAGAGCGGTTAACTAAACCAAG TGGTGAAAGCGAAGATGAGGACCCGGCCTCAAATGAAGATAACAGCCAatatgaaaatgaagaagagaTCCGAGGTAGAAACGAAGGCGTGCAAGAAGAAAAAGTGGAAGATGTGAACGTCCATGGAAACGAGGAAAATCTCGATGAAAACGAGGAGAATCTCGATGGAAGTGAAGGGGAGAACCTGAATGAAGATGAGGGGGAGAACCTCTGTAGTGACGAGGACGAGACTTTTTATGAAGGGTTCAGTCAGAACCTCTATGAAGAGGACAGCCAGAACCTCTATGAACAGGACAGCCAGAATCTCGATGAATCTCTGATAGATTAA
- the LOC109032075 gene encoding uncharacterized protein isoform X1, producing MDQSKAMNASGYPQLIISENRSLTTASDLESRITPQDSNLEDVETDEPKIIEWITLRRNIHPPTVKPKLQRLHRAEQVERNPRTTSRRIFKRSARSNIGTLLEDSSSVNTQQVSIPKIAPGMICEKESQDNVVEVGHTIIIKSEVIEPKIETTFDSEFAIHKFHPLKHENETSLSSADTLTGRIQKGSHSRDSVIGHSLRKNLEVDGKDEMSNNLLHEILEIKNEDDCTVTRQTLRGKKQFSWNRCSSSFIEKEDLTRHMRTYTGQKSFSCSFSSTSFFHNSKLKRHVKTHTGEKPFSCSYCLTSFARKGDLQSHIRTHTAEKPFSCSHCASSFSRNSHLERHIRTHTGEKPFSCSLCLASFREGSNLDRHIRSHTGEKPFSCSLCPSSFREKEKLTEHTRMHTGEKPFSCSHCLTSFARKGDLQSHIRTHTAEKPFSCSHCASSFSRNSHLERHIRTHTGEKPFSCSLCLASFREGSNLDRHIRSHTGGKPFSCSLCPSSFREKEKLTEHTRMHTGEKQFRCSHCLTSFARKYDLQNHTRTHTGEKPFTCSHCSTSFTRKLTLNNHMRTHMGEKPFSCSHCSSSFTKKGSLNKHVLKHTEETSETVFLKSEVIERDIE from the exons ATGGACCAATCCAAGGCAATGAACGCATCTGGATACCCACAACTCATTATTTCTGAAAACAGGAGTCTTACGACGGCATCGGACTTGGAATCAAGGATCACTCCGCAGGACAGCAACCTGGAGGATGTTGAAACG GATGAACCTAAAATCATCGAATGGATCACTCTCAGGCGAAATATACATCCACCAACCGTCAAGCCAAAACTCCAGAGATTGCACCGAGCGGAACAAGTAGAGAGGAACCCCAGAACGACATCACGGAG GATTTTCAAAAGATCTGCACGCAGCAACATAGGTACACTTTTGGAGGACAGCTCATCAGTCAACACTCAACAAGTCTCCATTCCAAAGATCGCACCAGGTATGATTTGTGAGAAAGAGTCACAAGACAACGTCGTGGAGGTTGGTCACACAATTATCATAAAGAGTGAAGTAATCGAACCTAAAATAGAAACGACTTTCGACTCGGAATTTGCCATTCATAAATTCCATCCtttaaaacatgaaaatgaaacctCTTTGAGCAGTGCAGATACTTTAACCGGACGGATCCAAAAAGGATCGCACTCGCGTGATTCTGTTATCGGTCATTCTCTTAGGAAAAATCTGGAAGTGGACGGTAAGGATGAAATGTCTAATAATCTCTTacatgaaattcttgaaattaaGAATGAAGACGATTGCACCGTCACGAGACAAACGCTAAGAGGCAAGAAACAGTTCAGTTGGAATCGTTGCTCCTCCTCCTTCATTGAGAAAGAAGATTTAACTAGACATATGAGAACGTATACCGGCCAGAAATCATTCAGTTGCAGTTTTAGCTCGACGTCCTTTTTCCATAACAGTAAATTAAAGAGGCATGTAAAAACACATACCGGAGAGAAGCCATTCAGTTGCAGCTATTGCTTGACCTCATTCGCTCGTAAAGGCGATTTACAGAGCCATATACGGACTCATACTGccgagaaaccattcagttgcagtcattgcgcGTCGTCCTTTTCCCGTAACAGCCATTTAGAGAGACATATAAGAACTCATACTGgagagaaaccattcagttgcagccTTTGCTTGGCCTCCTTTCGCGAAGGAAGTAATTTAGATAGGCATATAAGATCGCATACCGgagagaaaccattcagttgcagtcttTGCCCTTCCTCCTTTCGTGAGAAAGAGAAATTGACTGAACACACGCGAATGCATACCGGAGAGAAGCCATTCAGTTGCAGCCATTGCTTGACCTCATTCGCTCGTAAAGGCGATTTACAGAGCCATATACGGACTCATACTGccgagaaaccattcagttgcagtcattgcgcGTCGTCCTTTTCCCGTAACAGCCATTTAGAGAGACATATAAGAACTCATACTGgagagaaaccattcagttgcagccTTTGCTTGGCCTCCTTTCGCGAAGGAAGTAATTTAGATAGGCATATAAGATCGCATACCGGAgggaaaccattcagttgcagtcttTGCCCTTCCTCCTTCCGTGAGAAAGAGAAATTGACTGAACACACGCGAATGCATACCGGCGAAAAACAATTCAGATGCAGCCATTGCTTGACCTCCTTCGCCCGTAAATACGATTTACAGAACCACACACGAACtcatactggcgagaaaccaTTCACATGCAGTCACTGCTCCACTTCTTTCACTAGaaaattaactttaaataatcATATGCGAACGCATATGGGGGAGAAACcgttcagttgcagtcattgctcttcctCCTTCActaaaaaaggaagtttaaataAGCATGTACTGAAGCACACTGAAGAGACTAGTGAGACTGTTTTTCTAAAGAGTGAAGTAATCGAACGGGACATAGAATAA
- the LOC109032075 gene encoding uncharacterized protein isoform X3, with protein MICEKESQDNVVEVGHTIIIKSEVIEPKIETTFDSEFAIHKFHPLKHENETSLSSADTLTGRIQKGSHSRDSVIGHSLRKNLEVDGKDEMSNNLLHEILEIKNEDDCTVTRQTLRGKKQFSWNRCSSSFIEKEDLTRHMRTYTGQKSFSCSFSSTSFFHNSKLKRHVKTHTGEKPFSCSYCLTSFARKGDLQSHIRTHTAEKPFSCSHCASSFSRNSHLERHIRTHTGEKPFSCSLCLASFREGSNLDRHIRSHTGEKPFSCSLCPSSFREKEKLTEHTRMHTGEKPFSCSHCLTSFARKGDLQSHIRTHTAEKPFSCSHCASSFSRNSHLERHIRTHTGEKPFSCSLCLASFREGSNLDRHIRSHTGGKPFSCSLCPSSFREKEKLTEHTRMHTGEKQFRCSHCLTSFARKYDLQNHTRTHTGEKPFTCSHCSTSFTRKLTLNNHMRTHMGEKPFSCSHCSSSFTKKGSLNKHVLKHTEETSETVFLKSEVIERDIE; from the coding sequence ATGATTTGTGAGAAAGAGTCACAAGACAACGTCGTGGAGGTTGGTCACACAATTATCATAAAGAGTGAAGTAATCGAACCTAAAATAGAAACGACTTTCGACTCGGAATTTGCCATTCATAAATTCCATCCtttaaaacatgaaaatgaaacctCTTTGAGCAGTGCAGATACTTTAACCGGACGGATCCAAAAAGGATCGCACTCGCGTGATTCTGTTATCGGTCATTCTCTTAGGAAAAATCTGGAAGTGGACGGTAAGGATGAAATGTCTAATAATCTCTTacatgaaattcttgaaattaaGAATGAAGACGATTGCACCGTCACGAGACAAACGCTAAGAGGCAAGAAACAGTTCAGTTGGAATCGTTGCTCCTCCTCCTTCATTGAGAAAGAAGATTTAACTAGACATATGAGAACGTATACCGGCCAGAAATCATTCAGTTGCAGTTTTAGCTCGACGTCCTTTTTCCATAACAGTAAATTAAAGAGGCATGTAAAAACACATACCGGAGAGAAGCCATTCAGTTGCAGCTATTGCTTGACCTCATTCGCTCGTAAAGGCGATTTACAGAGCCATATACGGACTCATACTGccgagaaaccattcagttgcagtcattgcgcGTCGTCCTTTTCCCGTAACAGCCATTTAGAGAGACATATAAGAACTCATACTGgagagaaaccattcagttgcagccTTTGCTTGGCCTCCTTTCGCGAAGGAAGTAATTTAGATAGGCATATAAGATCGCATACCGgagagaaaccattcagttgcagtcttTGCCCTTCCTCCTTTCGTGAGAAAGAGAAATTGACTGAACACACGCGAATGCATACCGGAGAGAAGCCATTCAGTTGCAGCCATTGCTTGACCTCATTCGCTCGTAAAGGCGATTTACAGAGCCATATACGGACTCATACTGccgagaaaccattcagttgcagtcattgcgcGTCGTCCTTTTCCCGTAACAGCCATTTAGAGAGACATATAAGAACTCATACTGgagagaaaccattcagttgcagccTTTGCTTGGCCTCCTTTCGCGAAGGAAGTAATTTAGATAGGCATATAAGATCGCATACCGGAgggaaaccattcagttgcagtcttTGCCCTTCCTCCTTCCGTGAGAAAGAGAAATTGACTGAACACACGCGAATGCATACCGGCGAAAAACAATTCAGATGCAGCCATTGCTTGACCTCCTTCGCCCGTAAATACGATTTACAGAACCACACACGAACtcatactggcgagaaaccaTTCACATGCAGTCACTGCTCCACTTCTTTCACTAGaaaattaactttaaataatcATATGCGAACGCATATGGGGGAGAAACcgttcagttgcagtcattgctcttcctCCTTCActaaaaaaggaagtttaaataAGCATGTACTGAAGCACACTGAAGAGACTAGTGAGACTGTTTTTCTAAAGAGTGAAGTAATCGAACGGGACATAGAATAA